A genomic window from Candidatus Kouleothrix ribensis includes:
- the hisZ gene encoding ATP phosphoribosyltransferase regulatory subunit: MSTTIDLVRGMRDVLPADLAAQLAVAARLEQTLAGYGYQPIELPIIEQRDLYGRKLGEELVGKIYEFSFNGRELALRPEWTASVLRAYVGRLQGQPLPQRLRYAGPVFRNERPQRGTYRQFSQVGVELIGGPAPRADAECIALACAGLEAVGATGYRVRVGHIGMVRQILRHLGLTERTQGLLAWSLEHMRERGIDAVRARLDAGQSPLPFDAALLAGLSDAQAEALLLGSLEAIGLNLDYGTRTPAAIVGRLVRKLRREDPQPRIERALALLEQLCAIQGPPAQAFEQAAALLREYAVPADGLDELRAIVDLIAAHQAPVERLVLDFGLGRGLHYYTGLIFEIYDAEGMQLCGGGRYDDLVTALGGRQPTPAVGFAYGLERVVAAARAQAPARPHEVLVSSADAATYAYALRVAQALRARGYVAAVDVRGRSAAGNQRDSARRNVVALVLVGPEEQVRGELIWRDMATRAERRIDLNSVPAPANQAEPYRDHQPGE, encoded by the coding sequence ATGAGCACGACAATCGACCTGGTGCGCGGCATGCGCGATGTTCTTCCGGCCGATCTGGCTGCGCAGCTGGCAGTTGCGGCGCGGCTCGAGCAGACCCTGGCCGGCTATGGCTACCAGCCGATCGAGCTGCCAATCATCGAGCAGCGCGACCTGTACGGCCGCAAGCTGGGCGAAGAGCTGGTCGGCAAGATCTACGAGTTTAGCTTCAATGGGCGCGAGCTGGCGCTGCGGCCGGAGTGGACGGCCTCGGTGCTGCGGGCATATGTCGGCCGGCTGCAGGGCCAGCCGCTGCCGCAGCGGCTGCGCTATGCCGGCCCGGTGTTTCGTAACGAGCGGCCGCAGCGCGGCACCTACCGCCAATTCAGCCAGGTTGGCGTCGAGCTGATTGGCGGGCCGGCCCCGCGCGCCGATGCCGAGTGTATTGCGCTGGCCTGCGCCGGCCTCGAGGCGGTGGGCGCCACGGGCTACCGCGTGCGGGTGGGCCATATCGGGATGGTGCGCCAGATCTTGCGCCACCTCGGCCTGACCGAACGCACCCAGGGGCTGCTGGCATGGAGCCTCGAACACATGCGCGAGCGTGGCATCGACGCGGTGCGCGCGCGCCTCGACGCCGGCCAGAGTCCGCTGCCGTTCGACGCCGCGCTGCTGGCGGGCCTGAGCGACGCGCAGGCCGAAGCGCTGTTGCTCGGCTCGCTCGAGGCGATTGGCCTGAACCTAGACTATGGCACGCGCACGCCGGCAGCGATCGTCGGCCGGCTGGTGCGCAAGCTGCGCCGCGAAGACCCGCAGCCGCGTATCGAGCGGGCGCTGGCGCTGCTCGAGCAGCTATGTGCCATTCAGGGGCCGCCGGCCCAGGCGTTCGAGCAGGCCGCCGCGCTGCTGCGCGAGTATGCTGTGCCGGCGGATGGCCTCGACGAGCTACGCGCGATTGTCGACCTGATCGCAGCGCACCAGGCACCGGTCGAGCGGCTGGTGCTCGACTTCGGGCTAGGCCGCGGGCTACACTACTACACCGGGCTAATCTTCGAGATCTACGACGCCGAGGGCATGCAGCTGTGTGGCGGCGGCCGCTACGACGACCTGGTGACCGCGCTGGGTGGCCGCCAGCCCACGCCGGCGGTTGGCTTCGCCTATGGACTCGAGCGCGTTGTCGCGGCGGCGCGCGCTCAGGCACCGGCCCGCCCGCACGAGGTGCTGGTGTCGTCGGCCGACGCGGCCACCTATGCCTATGCCCTGCGCGTAGCCCAGGCGCTGCGCGCGCGCGGCTACGTTGCGGCCGTCGATGTGCGCGGGCGCAGTGCGGCTGGTAACCAGCGCGATAGTGCGCGCCGAAATGTGGTGGCGCTCGTGCTGGTTGGCCCGGAAGAGCAGGTGCGTGGCGAGCTGATCTGGCGCGACATGGCCACGCGCGCCGAGCGGCGGATCGACCTGAACAGCGTGCCTGCGCCGGCTAACCAGGCCGAACCCTACCGCGACCACCAGCCCGGCGAGTGA
- a CDS encoding helix-turn-helix transcriptional regulator: MSIPLLATKLYIPPLRPNVVARPRLVERLHEGRQRRLTLISAPAGFGKTTLVSEWIASLSAEPYQTDQTHSFNLAWLSLDEADNDPTRFLTYLVAALQTIVPAAGTGVLEMLLSPQPPPSEAILTTLLNNITSFPGHVAIVLDDYHVIDAKAVGIALTFLLEHLPPQLHLIITTREDPQLPLARLRARGQLTELRAADLRFTPAEAAGFLNQVMELNLAVEHVSALETRTEGWVAGLQLAALSMRGRTDVAQFVKAFAGNNRYILDYLVEEVLQRQPAHVRSFLLQTSILDRLSGPLCDAVTGQHDGMAQLEALERGNLFVVPLDDTRHWFRYHRLFADVLAAHMLHEQPARIPTLHQQASAWYASNGLTAEAIRHALAAHDFARAAGLVELAWPAMDGRFQAAAWLAWARALPDTLVRARPVLGVAYAWALLNGGELEAAEARLQAAEHWLGPAPEHSEHPEAQPAEMTIVDEAQFQALPASIATARAYLSQARGDMPGSVTYGRQALTLLPAEDYLRRGPAAALLGLAEWASGDLEAAYRTLADAMAGFQKAGNLHFAISITYGLADIRRVQGRLYDAIRCYTQALQLALDQGEPLIRGTADLYLGLSELHREQADLEAATWHLLRSEELGEQAALPDWRYRLCRTQARFTEAQGDLAGALDLLDQAERHYYRTPLPDVRPLAALRARVWVAQGRLHEARRWAQAHGVSVDGELSFLREFEHITLARVLLAEYTRAPAGGAIHQAMRLLDRLQQAAAAGRMGSAIEIGVLQALAHQAQGASAAALATLERALKLAEPQGYVRIFVDEGPAMARLLSAAAAQGIMPGYIGKLLAAFASVAAEAPPRTHHIDLPAAAPTQPLIEPLSTRELEVLQLMAQGLSNSEISTQLFLALSTVKGHNRKIFGKLQVQRRTEAIARARALGLL, encoded by the coding sequence ATGTCTATACCACTATTAGCCACGAAGCTGTATATCCCCCCACTGCGGCCGAATGTCGTCGCCCGCCCGCGCCTGGTCGAGCGGCTTCACGAGGGCCGGCAGCGCCGGCTGACCCTGATCTCGGCCCCGGCCGGCTTTGGCAAAACCACGCTGGTGAGCGAGTGGATCGCTTCGCTCAGCGCCGAGCCATATCAAACCGATCAAACCCACAGCTTCAACCTGGCCTGGTTGTCGCTAGACGAAGCGGATAACGATCCTACACGCTTCCTAACCTACCTCGTCGCGGCATTGCAGACGATTGTGCCAGCAGCCGGCACAGGCGTGTTAGAGATGCTCCTATCGCCGCAGCCGCCGCCATCTGAAGCCATCCTAACCACCCTGCTCAACAACATCACGAGCTTCCCCGGCCATGTTGCGATCGTCCTCGACGACTATCATGTGATTGATGCCAAAGCGGTTGGCATTGCCCTCACCTTCCTGCTCGAGCACCTGCCACCCCAGCTGCACCTGATCATCACCACCCGTGAGGATCCCCAGCTGCCGCTGGCCCGGCTACGCGCCCGCGGCCAATTGACCGAGCTGCGCGCCGCCGATCTGCGCTTTACCCCGGCCGAAGCCGCCGGATTTCTCAACCAGGTGATGGAGCTGAACCTCGCCGTAGAGCATGTGAGCGCCCTCGAAACGCGCACCGAAGGCTGGGTCGCCGGCCTGCAACTGGCGGCGCTCTCGATGCGCGGGCGCACCGACGTTGCGCAGTTCGTAAAGGCCTTCGCCGGCAACAACCGCTACATCCTCGATTATCTCGTCGAAGAGGTGCTCCAACGCCAGCCCGCCCATGTGCGCAGCTTCTTACTCCAAACCTCCATTCTCGACCGGTTGAGTGGCCCGCTGTGCGATGCCGTCACCGGCCAGCACGACGGCATGGCGCAGCTGGAGGCCCTGGAGCGCGGCAACCTGTTTGTCGTGCCGCTAGACGATACACGCCACTGGTTTCGCTATCACCGCCTCTTTGCCGATGTGCTGGCTGCCCATATGCTGCACGAGCAGCCGGCACGCATCCCAACCCTGCACCAGCAGGCCAGCGCGTGGTACGCCAGCAATGGGTTGACCGCCGAGGCGATTCGCCACGCGCTGGCCGCCCACGATTTCGCGCGCGCGGCAGGCCTGGTCGAGCTGGCCTGGCCGGCAATGGACGGGCGTTTCCAGGCCGCCGCGTGGCTGGCCTGGGCCAGGGCGCTCCCCGATACGCTGGTGCGCGCCAGGCCTGTGCTCGGGGTCGCATATGCCTGGGCCTTGCTGAACGGCGGCGAGCTCGAGGCCGCCGAGGCCCGCTTGCAAGCAGCCGAACACTGGCTAGGCCCCGCGCCAGAGCACAGCGAGCACCCGGAAGCCCAGCCGGCCGAGATGACCATCGTGGATGAAGCGCAGTTTCAAGCGCTTCCCGCATCGATCGCCACCGCACGTGCCTACCTGTCCCAGGCGCGCGGTGATATGCCTGGCTCGGTGACGTACGGCCGGCAGGCGCTTACGCTCTTACCGGCGGAAGATTATCTGCGGCGCGGGCCGGCCGCCGCGCTGCTAGGCCTGGCCGAGTGGGCCAGCGGCGACCTGGAGGCAGCCTACCGCACGCTGGCCGACGCCATGGCCGGTTTTCAGAAGGCCGGCAACCTGCATTTCGCCATCAGCATTACCTATGGCCTGGCCGATATCCGAAGGGTGCAAGGTCGCCTGTACGACGCGATCCGGTGTTATACACAGGCATTGCAGCTTGCGCTCGATCAGGGCGAGCCGCTGATCCGCGGCACTGCCGACCTCTATCTGGGGTTGAGTGAGCTACACCGCGAGCAGGCCGATCTGGAAGCCGCCACCTGGCACCTGCTGCGCAGCGAAGAGCTGGGCGAACAGGCCGCGCTACCAGATTGGCGCTATCGCCTGTGCCGCACCCAGGCGCGCTTCACAGAGGCCCAGGGCGACCTGGCCGGCGCACTCGATCTGCTCGACCAGGCAGAGCGCCACTATTACCGGACGCCCCTACCCGACGTGCGGCCGCTCGCGGCCTTGCGGGCGCGGGTGTGGGTGGCCCAGGGCCGGCTGCACGAAGCCCGGCGCTGGGCGCAGGCACACGGCGTGTCTGTTGACGGCGAGCTGAGCTTTCTGCGCGAGTTCGAACATATCACGCTGGCGCGGGTGCTGCTTGCCGAGTATACGCGCGCGCCGGCCGGCGGCGCTATTCACCAGGCCATGCGGCTACTGGATCGCCTGCAGCAGGCGGCAGCAGCAGGAAGGATGGGCAGCGCGATCGAGATCGGGGTGCTGCAGGCGCTGGCCCACCAGGCCCAGGGCGCCTCTGCCGCCGCCCTGGCCACGCTCGAACGCGCCCTGAAGCTGGCCGAGCCGCAAGGCTACGTCCGCATCTTTGTCGACGAAGGGCCGGCGATGGCGCGCCTCCTATCGGCCGCCGCCGCGCAGGGCATTATGCCTGGCTATATTGGGAAGCTGCTGGCTGCCTTTGCGAGCGTTGCAGCGGAGGCACCGCCGCGCACACACCACATCGATCTGCCGGCAGCCGCCCCTACCCAGCCGCTGATCGAGCCGTTGAGCACCCGCGAGCTAGAAGTGCTCCAGCTGATGGCCCAGGGTCTCTCGAATAGCGAGATCAGCACGCAGCTTTTCCTGGCTCTGAGTACGGTCAAAGGGCACAATCGGAAGATCTTCGGCAAACTCCAGGTGCAGCGGCGCACCGAAGCCATCGCGCGCGCCCGCGCGCTCGGCCTGCTCTAG
- a CDS encoding DUF4386 domain-containing protein: protein MQPALRSARRSPRALARLAGILYLVITIAAIVAHGYVPAQLIVAGDAAATANHILAAEPLFRIGIGSEVIILLCEVVLSIILYILLKPVSTTLSLVALVFRLAMTTIHAINLLNSFIVLLLLGGDGYLAAFSADQVHALVLLFLNAHQYGFTIGIVFFAPHVAVLGYLIVKSGYFPRIFGILFMLAACGYLINSTALLFVPGYGTTPAFIALPIALAEIAFPLWLLIKGVNAEQWNKRALAVA from the coding sequence ATGCAGCCGGCGCTGCGCAGCGCCAGGCGCTCGCCACGCGCCCTGGCCCGGCTCGCGGGCATCTTGTATCTCGTGATCACGATCGCCGCGATCGTCGCGCATGGCTATGTGCCCGCGCAACTTATTGTGGCCGGCGATGCCGCGGCAACAGCCAACCACATTCTGGCCGCCGAGCCGCTCTTCCGCATCGGTATCGGTAGCGAAGTGATCATCTTGCTGTGTGAGGTTGTGCTATCGATCATTCTGTATATTCTGCTCAAGCCGGTCAGCACAACTCTGTCGCTGGTTGCGCTGGTTTTCAGGCTGGCAATGACTACGATTCACGCGATCAATCTACTCAACTCGTTTATTGTGCTGCTCTTGCTCGGTGGTGACGGCTATCTGGCGGCGTTTAGTGCCGATCAGGTGCATGCGCTCGTGTTGCTGTTCCTCAATGCGCATCAGTATGGCTTCACGATCGGCATTGTCTTTTTTGCCCCGCATGTGGCCGTGCTCGGGTATTTGATCGTCAAGTCGGGGTACTTTCCCCGAATCTTCGGCATCTTGTTTATGCTGGCTGCGTGTGGCTATCTGATCAATAGTACCGCGTTGCTGTTCGTCCCCGGCTATGGCACAACCCCGGCCTTTATCGCACTCCCGATCGCGCTTGCGGAGATTGCGTTTCCCCTATGGCTGCTCATCAAGGGGGTCAATGCCGAGCAGTGGAACAAGCGCGCGCTGGCGGTTGCCTGA
- a CDS encoding DUF4386 domain-containing protein translates to MITKAAHTYRTTARVVGVVYLAGFVVGIAGNMLIQSILGAPNRLAAVSANSTTVAIGAILWLLAVVGDAAHGVLMFPVLKQQSERMAVGYLAARIVDAIFIAIMVLFVLVQIPLGGAYVNAADAPYLQALSTLFSQAQLYAYELGMSALGLAGLMLCTTLYQARLVPRWLAIWGLVGYAIILCGMLSAVMGSGLGDLSSIPGGLWEVFAGVWLIVKGFNAAAAPGTGSLAESLAP, encoded by the coding sequence ATGATAACCAAAGCCGCCCACACCTACCGAACGACCGCACGAGTCGTGGGGGTAGTATACCTGGCCGGGTTTGTTGTCGGCATTGCCGGGAACATGCTGATCCAATCCATACTTGGCGCGCCGAACCGCCTCGCCGCAGTTTCGGCCAACAGCACGACAGTAGCAATCGGCGCAATCCTCTGGTTGCTGGCCGTGGTTGGCGACGCCGCTCACGGGGTTCTGATGTTCCCGGTGCTGAAGCAACAGAGTGAGCGCATGGCTGTGGGCTACCTCGCTGCCAGGATCGTTGACGCCATCTTCATTGCGATCATGGTGCTCTTCGTGCTGGTGCAAATACCATTGGGCGGCGCGTATGTGAATGCCGCCGACGCGCCCTATCTACAGGCCCTGAGTACGCTGTTCTCACAAGCACAGCTGTATGCCTACGAGCTCGGCATGAGCGCGCTTGGGCTGGCTGGCCTGATGCTCTGCACCACGCTCTACCAGGCACGGTTGGTGCCGCGCTGGCTGGCCATCTGGGGCCTGGTTGGGTACGCGATCATTTTGTGCGGGATGCTGTCGGCGGTGATGGGCTCCGGCCTGGGGGATCTTTCCTCGATCCCAGGTGGCCTGTGGGAGGTGTTCGCCGGAGTGTGGCTGATCGTCAAGGGGTTCAACGCCGCCGCCGCGCCCGGCACCGGCAGCCTGGCCGAATCACTGGCACCCTAG
- the glmS gene encoding glutamine--fructose-6-phosphate transaminase (isomerizing) — protein sequence MCGIVGYVGPREATEVVVGGLKRLEYRGYDSAGIAIDNGREIQLRRSVGKLANLVVQLREQPTSGVCGIGHTRWATHGGVTEENAHPHRDASGTIVVIQNGIVENYLDLKHQLIARGHSFESQTDTEVIARLLGDHYTATGSLEQAMRLTLGQLRGGNAVVAMSRREPGRLVAARLGNAGGIVIGIGEGEMFVASDVPAILDYTQRMIFLEDRELAVIEAGGAQVSRLDGTPAEKLPTTMPWDPVAAAKGDFKHFMQKEIFEQPRSLTDALRGRVDLEGGAVLLDELRLTDGELWRLGRVYAVACGTAWHAALIGKYMIETLAKLRVDVDYGSEFRYRQPLLGDDTLLLAITQSGETVDTLAAMEEARAQGVKSAAIVNAVGSQAARLADAGALYLHAGPEIGVASTKAFTSMLMVEYLLALRMAQARGTLKPDQIRPHIQALVELPGKVERILEQQAIYKELAERYHRAGDALFLGRQVSYPVALEGALKLKEISYIHAEGYPAGEMKHGPIALIDEDMPVVCVAVRDAIYEKMLSNIEQVRTRGGHVIAIVTEGDPQIRAKADYVIEVPATLPLLTPILTSIPMQLIAYQFALRRGADVDQPRNLAKSVTVE from the coding sequence ATGTGTGGCATCGTAGGATATGTTGGCCCGCGCGAGGCGACTGAGGTGGTGGTTGGTGGGCTAAAGCGCCTGGAGTATCGCGGCTACGACTCGGCCGGGATCGCGATCGACAACGGCCGCGAGATCCAGCTGCGCCGTAGTGTCGGCAAGCTGGCCAACCTGGTGGTGCAGCTGCGCGAGCAGCCCACCAGCGGCGTATGTGGGATCGGCCACACGCGCTGGGCCACCCACGGCGGCGTGACAGAAGAGAACGCGCACCCGCACCGCGACGCCTCGGGCACGATCGTGGTGATCCAGAACGGGATTGTCGAGAACTACCTCGATCTCAAGCACCAGCTGATCGCACGCGGCCACAGCTTCGAGTCGCAGACCGACACTGAGGTGATCGCGCGGCTACTGGGCGACCACTACACCGCGACAGGCTCGCTCGAGCAGGCCATGCGCCTGACGCTCGGGCAGCTGCGCGGCGGCAACGCGGTGGTGGCCATGTCGCGCCGCGAGCCGGGCCGGCTGGTAGCAGCGCGGCTAGGCAACGCCGGCGGGATCGTGATCGGCATTGGCGAGGGCGAGATGTTTGTGGCCTCGGACGTGCCGGCGATCCTCGACTACACCCAGCGCATGATCTTTCTCGAAGATCGTGAGCTGGCGGTGATCGAGGCCGGTGGCGCCCAGGTATCGCGGCTCGACGGCACACCGGCCGAGAAGCTGCCCACGACCATGCCATGGGATCCGGTGGCAGCCGCGAAGGGTGATTTCAAGCACTTTATGCAGAAAGAGATCTTCGAGCAGCCGCGCTCGCTCACCGATGCGCTGCGTGGCCGCGTCGATCTCGAAGGTGGCGCGGTGCTGCTCGACGAGCTGCGGCTGACCGACGGCGAACTGTGGCGGCTCGGGCGGGTATACGCGGTGGCCTGCGGCACGGCCTGGCACGCGGCGCTGATCGGCAAATATATGATCGAGACGCTGGCCAAGCTGCGGGTCGATGTCGACTACGGCTCGGAGTTCCGCTACCGCCAGCCGCTGCTGGGCGACGACACGCTGCTGCTGGCGATCACCCAGAGCGGCGAGACGGTCGATACCCTGGCGGCGATGGAAGAGGCCCGTGCGCAGGGCGTAAAGAGCGCAGCGATCGTGAACGCGGTCGGCAGCCAGGCCGCGCGCCTGGCCGACGCTGGCGCGCTGTATTTGCACGCCGGCCCCGAGATCGGCGTGGCCTCGACCAAGGCCTTCACCTCGATGCTCATGGTGGAATACCTGCTGGCGCTGCGCATGGCGCAGGCGCGCGGCACGCTCAAGCCCGACCAGATCCGCCCGCACATTCAGGCGCTGGTCGAGCTGCCCGGCAAGGTCGAGCGCATCCTCGAGCAGCAGGCGATCTACAAAGAGCTGGCCGAGCGCTACCACCGCGCCGGCGACGCGCTATTCCTGGGGCGGCAGGTCAGCTACCCGGTGGCGCTCGAGGGCGCGCTGAAGCTGAAGGAGATCAGCTACATCCACGCCGAGGGCTACCCGGCCGGCGAGATGAAGCATGGCCCGATTGCGCTGATCGACGAAGATATGCCGGTGGTGTGCGTGGCGGTGCGCGATGCAATCTACGAGAAGATGCTCTCGAACATCGAACAGGTGCGCACGCGCGGTGGCCATGTGATCGCGATCGTCACCGAAGGCGATCCGCAGATCCGCGCCAAAGCCGATTATGTGATCGAGGTGCCGGCGACCCTACCGCTGCTGACGCCGATCCTCACCAGCATCCCCATGCAGCTGATCGCCTACCAGTTCGCGCTGCGCCGCGGTGCAGATGTGGATCAGCCGCGCAACCTGGCCAAGAGCGTGACGGTAGAGTAG